Genomic window (Streptomyces sp. RerS4):
CATGGCCGCCCTGCCCGTACCGGCCGGGGCACGGACCGCGGGCTACGGTCGGGGAGCGTCGGCGTCGGCCCGCGTGGCGGCTCGGTTGCGGAGGAGCTTCTTGTCCGGCTTGCCCGCGTCGGTCAGGGGTAGCGCGTCGACGAAGTCGATGCTCGCGGGCTCGTACATGGCGCCCTTCCTGGCCCTCACGACGGCACGCAGTTCCTCCTCGCCGACGTCGCCGCCCGGCGTACGGACCACCACCGCGTGGACGCGCTCCATGAGGTTGGCGTCCGGAACCCCGAGCACCGCGCTCTGCTGGACCTGCGGGTGGGAGTTCAGCACGTCTTCGAGTTCCGCCGTGTACACATGACCCCCGACCACCACGATCATGTCCTTCAGCCGGTCCACGATGGTGATGTAGCCGTCCGGGTCGACGAAGCCGATGTCGCCGGTGTGCAGCCAGCCGTCGCGCAGCACCTCGGCGGTGAGGTCGGGCTGCTTCCAGTAGCCCTTCATCACGTGCGGGGAGCGTACGCAGATCTCGCCGTGTTCGCCCGTGGGCAGGTGCCGTCCGTCGGCGGCGAGGACGGCGACCTCGACGCCGTCCATGGCCTTCCCGGCGGTGCGCAGCAGCTCCGGGCGTCGCGGATCGTGGTCCCGCGGGGAGAGCACGCTGATCCCGCCCGCTTCGTTCTGTCCGTAGAACTGGTTCAGTACGGGTCCGAAGCGCCGGACCGCCGCCGCGAGGCGGGCCGGGGAGGAGGCGCAGCCGCCGTAGGTGAGCATGCGCAGGCTGGAGGTGTCGGTGCGGTCGACGTCGGGGTGGTCCATCAGTTGGTAGAGGAGCGGCGGCAGCAGGAACATGTGGGTGACGCGCTCGCGCTCGACGGCGGCGAGGACGGCGCCGGCGTCGAACTCGTCCAGGAGGACGACGGTGCCGCCCCGGTGCAGGGCGGCGTCCGCCATCAGACCCGCCGCATGCGCGAGGGTGGTGCACACCAGGGCGGTGACCTGCCCTTCGTCGGACCAGTCCGGTCCGATCGACACCCCCTGTTCGAAGGTCGTGCAGATGGCCTTGGGATGGCCGGTGGTGCCACCGGTGTGACGGATGGTGCAGATGTCCTGCGGCTGCGCCGACCCCCGCAGCACGTCGGTGGACTCCTCGGCGGCGAGCCGCACCAGGTCCACCTCCGGGTCCGTGGCAGTGTCCGGGTCCGCGTCGGTGACCGGGCCGAGGAGCAGGACGCGCACCGGGGGTACCCGCCGGGCCAGGTCGGCGGCGCGCTCGCGGTGGGCGGGGTCGGCCAGCAGGACCTGGGTCTCGACGTCCCGGAGGATGTCGGCGTGCACATCGGCCGAGAGGCCGGCGTAGAGGTGGTTCACGGCGCAGCCGAGCAGCCCGGCGGCGTAGCGTGCCGCGATCGTCTCGGGAAGGTTGCCGGCGAGGAGGGTCACCGTCTGACCGCGCCTCACCCCCTGGGAGCGCAGCGCGCGGGCCATGGCGTGGACGAGGCCGCGTAGTTCGCCCGCGCTCACGCGCCGGTCCCGGTGTACGAGGGCCTCACGGTCGGGTTCCTTTTCCAGGGCGTCGAGGATCTCCTCGATGTGGCTGCGGAAGTGTGCGGTGGCGTCCATACCGATCCCCATTGGTTGACTTGGGCAACGACCCGGAGGTTAACCGTCGATGATCCACAAGCCCAAGTCGGGCGCCGACATCCAGCCAATGCCCGCCCGCACCCGCGCCCGCCCCGACGGCCCGTCGCTCCCTCCGTGAAGGGGCCGGACGGGTGGACCGGCCGCGGCGGCGTTCGCGTGCGCCGGCTGCCGTCGACGCCCGTGGAGTCTCATGGACTGCGGCCGCCCGGAAATCGGCGGGAAGAAGACGAGGACCGGCATGAACGAAGACGGACGTATCGACGTCCATCAGCACGTGATCCCGCCCGACCGCGGCCGCGCGATCGCCGACCGCGCCGCTGCCCTGGGCTGGCCGGTGCCCGCCTGGGACCGGCAGAGCGCGATCGCGATGATGGACCGCCGTTCGATCGGAACCGGGATGCTCTCGTACGCCGCTCCGCTCGGGGCTCCCGACGACCTCGACGGAGCCCGTGCCGCGGCCCGGGACGTGAACGAGTTCACCGCGGAGCTGGTAAAGGACCGGCCCGACCGGTTCGGCAACTTCGCCGTCCTCCCCCTGCCGGACGTGGACGGAGCGCTCGCCGAGGCCGCCCACGCCTTGGACGAGCTGGATGCCGACGGCGTGATGGTCTTGTCCAACGCCCACGGGCGCTACCTCGGAGACGCGGAGTTCGAGCCGCTCTGGGCCGAGCTGGACGCGCGCGCGGCGGTGGTCCTCGTCCACCCGACCGCGCCGTCCGGGGCGATGGTCCCGGGGCTGCCCAGCCCGCTGGTGGACTTCCCGTACGACACCGCCCGCACCGCCCTGCACCTGGCTGTCGCCGGTGTGCCCGGCAGGTATCCCGGGCTGAAGATGATCCTCCCCCACGCGGGTGGCTTCCTGCCGTACGCCGCCCACCGCTTCGCGGCCGCCGCTCGGCTGCGTCCCGGCACCACTCCCGAGGCCCTCTTGGCCGAGCTGCGGCGCTTCTACTTCGACACCGCGTTCTGCGCCGGCCCCGCCTCGCTGCCCTCACTCCTCGCCTTCGCCGAGCCCGGACACGTCCTGTACGGCAGCGACTTCCCCATGGTGCCCGAGGAGTGGTGCAGCGGTTACGACGACGGGCTGGACGGCTACCCGCACTGGGAAGACGGGCAGCTCCATGCGATCCACCGAGGCAACGCCGAGTCCCTCTTCCCCCGTCTCTCCCGAGCCTGACCACTCTTCGGCCGTGGTCCGCCGCGCCCGGCTCCACGCCGCCACTCCCACGCCGCCGCGAGCCTGTCCCGCGCGGTGGAGTCACTGCGCACCACCCCCTGACCGCGGTTACGTGTGAGGGGACGGCACCGGATGTCCGCTGCCGTCCCCCCACGCTGTAAGGCCGGTGCTACCAGCGGGTGGTTTCCCCGATGAAGTCGGGGATGTCGACAGCGGTGCCCCGTCGGCGGGCCTCGGCCAGGACGTGGTGTCCCACCGCCAGGTCGAGGATGCCGAGGCCGAAGGGCGAGAAGACGGTCGGCTTGGCCGGGTCCAGGGTGACCCGGCCCTGGAGCAGCGCGCCCAGCGTGCCGTCGATGAACGAGCGGCTGCCGGTGAGCTGTTCCGCCAGGTGGGGCGAGGTCTGCGCCTTGAGGCAGTGGTCGACGTCGTCCACCACGTTGTTCGTCTTCAGGAGCAGCTCGGGTTCCAGGTCGCGCAGCGAGACGTTGAGGACGACCTGTCCGGGGCGCAGCGGGGTGTCGCCGCTGACGTACGGCGTGGCCGCGGTCGTCGCGAAGACGACGAGGTCGCGGGTGAGGGCCTCGGGCAGGCTGCCGCCGGTGGCCGGCACGCCCAGGCGCTCGGTGGCGTGCGCGGTGAGGTGTCCCGCGCTGGTGGCGTCGAGGTCGTGGACGAGGACGTCCGCGATCCGTACGCCGTGGGCGTCCAGGTAGTCGAGGATGGTACGGGCGATCACCCCCGCGCCGATGAAGGAGACCCGCACCGGTCCGTCCGGCGGCAGCAGTTGGGCAGCGGCGACCGCCGCGGAGGCGGCCGTACGGGCCGCGCTGATACTGGCCGCCTCCAGGCAGGCGAGCGGGTAGCCGGTCGCGTAGTCGTTGAGCAGGAGGGTGGCCGAGGCCCGGGGCAGCCCCTGTCGGACGTTGTCGGGGAAGCTGGCGATCCACTTGATGCCGATGGTGTCGACGTCGCCGCCCAGGTAGGAGGGCAGGGCGATGACCCGGGCGTTGGGCTTCTCGGGGAAACGCAGGAAGTAGCTGTCGGGGTTCACCGACTGGCCCTTCTCATGGGCCACATAGGTCTCGGCGACGATGCGCAGGACGTCCTTGTGTGCTTCGCCGAGGATCGCGGACACCGCGGCGCCCGGAACGACGCTGAAGTGGGGCATGGGTTCTGTGTTCCTGTTCCTTGATTCGTCTTGGGGGCGGAAACGGGCGGGGCGACCGGTCACCGCGCCGACAGGGTGGTGTCCAGCGAGGCCAGCTCGGCGTACTCGGTGTACCGGTCGGCGACCCAGGGGTCGGAGTAGACGGTGTCCAGGTACTTGTCGCCCATGTCGGGGGAGATCGCGGCGATCCGCGCTCCCGACGGCAGCGCCGGTCCGAGCTGCCGCACGGCGGCCAGGACCGTCCCGGTCGAGCCGCCCGGCAGCAGCCCGTAGCGGGCGGCGACGAGCCGGCACATCGTGATGGCGTCGGCCTCCTCGATCAGCACCTTGTCGAAGGCGCCGGTGTCGCGGTAGATCTCCGGCCGCCGGCTGCTGCCCAGTCCCGGGATGAAGCGCGGCGCCGCCCGTCCGAAGGTGACCGACCCGACGGAGTCCACCGCGATGATCCGGGTGTGCGGGCTGTGGCGTGCGAAGTACTCGACGCATCCCATCAGCGTCCCGGTCGTACCCGCCCCGATGAACAGGGCGTCGATGTGACCGAGACCTTCGTGGAGCGCCCTGGCGGTCCAGTCGCGGTGGGCGCTCGCGTTCGCCGGGTTGGCGTACTGGTTGAGCCAGACCAGGTCCGCCTGCTCGGTGAGCCGCCGGCGGATGTGCTCGATCCTGGTCTGCAGGTAGCCGCCGTTGGCGTCCCGCTGGGTGACCTCGACCACCTCGGCGCCCAGGCTCTCCATCATCCGGATCGACTGCCGTGTCGCGTGGGGGTCGCTCACCACGGTCAGCGGGTACCCCTTGGCGGCGCACACGACGGCGAGGGCGACGCCGAGGTTGCCGGACGAGGACTCGATGACACGGGACCCCGGCCTCAGCGCACCGCTCTTCTCGGCGTCCTCGACCAGCGCCAAGGCCGTCTTGAGCTTGACGGAACCCGCCGGGTTCAGCCCCTCCAACTTGAGGAAGACCCGGGCGTCGTCGACGAAGCCGGGTAAGTGCAGGAACACGTCGTCCAGGACGATGTCTGCCGCACGCTCGTAGATCATGACCGACGTCCTCCCTGGCCCGTGCCCGCGGCGGCCGCGGCGAGGTGCTTCTCGACGACGGCCGCGATCCGGGACAGCGGCTCCGGGTCCGCCATGTCCAGATGGGCGCAGTCGACGTCGTGGTTCTCGATCCGGTTCACGTACGGACGCCAGCGCTCCGCGAGCGTGGCCGCCCCGGGCTCCGAGCCCGCGGTGAAGAACAGCAGATCACCGTCGAAGGGGGCGGCGGGCGGTTCCGATCCGATGCCGGCCGCGTTGCGGTACACCTCGAAGAGGGCCCGGAGCGTGGTCTCGTCCAGGCCGGAGAGGGCGGAGCCGCTCTCGGCGACCACCGAGGCCAACGGCGAGCCGCTGTCGGCGAGCACGGCGCGCAGCCGGTCGAAGGTCGGCGGCCCCTCCGTCCCCAGAACGGTCTGGTCGAGCCCGAGTTCGTAGAGGATGTACGAGACGAACTCCTCCTCGCCGGCCCGCGCCCCTTCGGCGGCCTCCGGGTGCGCGTCCATGACCGCCAGCAGGGCGACCTCCTGGCCCTGCCGGCGCAGTCGCACCGCGACCTCGTGGGCGATGCGGCCGCCCCACGACCAGCCGAGCAGATGGTAGGGGCCTTCCGGCTGCACCGAGCGGATCTGCTCGACGTAGTCCGCGGCCATCTCGGCCGTGCTGCGCGGCGCCAGGTCGGGGCGGGTGATCCCGCGGGCCTGGATGCCGTAGAGCGGCCGGTCGGCGTCGATCATCTGGACGAGCCGCGCGTAGGGCCAGGCCAGTCCGCCCGCCGGGTGGACGCAGAAGAGCGGCGGGCGGCTGCCCGTCGAGCGCAGGGGCAGCAGTACGCCGAGCCCCGCCTCCAGGTCCTCCACCCCCAGCTTGGGACCGAGGGCCGCGACGGTCGGCGCCTCGAAGAGCGCGCGGACCGGCAGTTCCACGTCCAGCACCGCGCGGATGCGCGACGCCAGCCGGATCGCCAGCAGGGAGTTGCCGCCGAGGTCGAAGAAGCTGTCGTCGATGCGGACCCGCTCGATGCCGAGGACCTCGGCGAACAGGCCGCACAGGGTCGTCTCCCGCTCGGTGCGGGGCTCCCTGCCGGCGCTGTCTCCCCCCAGGTCCGGGGCGGGCAGGGCCTTGCGGTCCAGCTTCCCGTTCGGGGTCAGGGGCAGGCTGTCCAGTACGACGACGGCGCTCGGCACCATGTGGTCCGGCAGCGACCGCGCGACATGGCGGCGCAGCGATACCGCGAGTTCCCCGGTACGGCGGGCCCGCGTCGGATCGTTGACGGCCGCCTGCCAGGGCCGGCCGGTGGCGGGCGGGAGGTACACGTCGGCCAGGGGCAGTGTCGGAACGTCCGCGCGGCCGACCGCCTCCGGGGCCTCCCGCTCCCCGGCGACCTCTCGCGTCGGCGGGTACGTACCGGTCGGCAGCACGACGGCGTCGAACGCGTCGATGGCGCCCGGTGACCAGGTGGTGTGCACCGTACGTCCGCCTTCGCGGCCCCAGGCGTGCAGCGCCTCGGGGTCCACCGCGTGGCCGGGAACGTGTGCCGACAGCGCCCGCACGTCGGCGAGCGGCGCTCCCTTGGCCAGGGCCTCGGCCGCGGCGACCTCACCGGTGAGGCGGGCGTTGGGGATCCCGGTGAGGCGTACGGGGCCGTCCTGTTCCCGGAGGCGCGCGTCGAGGGCGCCGAGGTCGGTGAGGCCCTCGGCGGCGCCCCAGGCGAGTTCCGGCAGGGCGGCGTAGGACTGCGCCGTCACGGGTGCCTTGTGGAGCACCACCTCGTAACGGTGGCGGGTCAGCTCGTTGTGCGGGGCGCCCTGCTTGAGCCGGATGTCGACCGCGCCGATCGTCCCGCCGCTCTCGGCGGCCAGCGTGGTGAAGAAGTCGGGCTCGACGACCAGTTCGCGCTCCAGGAGCGTGGCGCGCTCGACCGCCGTGGCCAGGGCCCCGGTTTCCCGCGGACCGTTCTCGGCGCGGCCCGCCTGGATCGCCGTGTGGAAGGCGCGCAGGGTCCGGGCCCGGCGCACGTCACCGATGAAGATCCGGCCGCCGGGCACCAGCAGGCCCATGGCCTGCTCGATGACCCGCCGCAGGTAGGCGCCGTTGGGGAAGTACTGCGCCACGGAGTTGATCACCACGGTGTCGTAGTGTCCGGCGGGCAGTCCGTCCGTGACGTGCGCGGGTTGGCTGCGCAGCCGAACCTTGTCGGTGAGGCCCTCCCGGCGGATGTGGGCCTCCAGCAGCAAGATCGCCGTGGGGGAAAGGTCGATGCCCGCGTACTCGTCGACGAAGTCCACCACCTTCGCCAGCAGGAGGCCCGAGCCGACGCCGATCTCCAGCACGCGGGACGGCCCGGTCTCAAGGATCCGGCGGACCACCTCGGCGCGCCACTGGCGCATCTCCTCCAGGGGGATGGGATCGCCGGTGTAGCTGGAGTCCCAGCCGCCGAAGTCCTCGCCGAAGGGGATGTCGCGTGATTCCTCGACGTCGATCGACTCGTGGACCTCAAGCCATTCGGCGAGTTGACGGCCGGTCATGGAGGCTTCGTCGGAGCTCTGTCGCCCGACATCGGCACGCGCGGCGCCATCGCCGGCAGTGCCGTCCGCGCCTTCGGCGGCCGGCACGACGTAGGCGACGACCTGGAGGCCGCCCAGCCGGTCCTCGCGGGTGACCACCGCGCCGCGGGCCACGGCCGGGTGCCGCTGCACGACGGACTCGATCTCGCCGAGCTCGACGCGGAAGCCCCGGATCTTCACCTGGTCGTCGGCCCGGCCGATGTACTCCAACTTCCCGTCGTCCAGCCGCCGCACGAGGTCGCCCGTGCGGTACATCCGCTCTCCGGGAGCCCCGAACGGGCAGGGCAGGAACCGCTCCGCGGTGAGGCCGGGACGGCCCAGGTAGCCCCGGGCGAGCCCGTCACCGGCGAGGAACAGCTCGCCCACGACGCCGCTGGGGGTCGGGGTAAGGGACGCGTCCAGGACGTACGCACGCGTGTTCCACACCGGGTCCCCGATGATCCGCGGCGCCTCCCCCTCCCGGCGGTCCGCCAGGCGGTGGTACACGGCGTCGACCGTGTACTCGGTCGGACCGTAGAAGTCGTACGCGGCCAGGCCCTCCGCGCCGGCCAGCTCGGCCCGCAGCGGTTCCCGCATCGCCTCGCCGCCGACCACCAGTACCGCGGGGCGGGCCGGGCCGGTCAGCAGCCCGGCCTCGACCAGTTGCTCGGCGAACGACGGCGTCACGTCGACCACGTCGATACGGGCCCTCGTCACGTAGTCCAGGAACAGGACGGGGTCGTACCGGCTCTCGTCGTCGAGCACGTGCAGTTCGTGCCCGTCCAGCATCCACAGCAGCCCGGCCACCGAGGCGTCGAAGGAGATCGACGCGGCGAGCGCCACCCGGAACCTCTCCCTGCCCGCCCGCGCCGTCTGCGGCCGGTAGAGCTCGGCCCGGTGGTCGTGGAAGAGGTTCACCGCGCTCCGGTGCTGGACCCCCACTCCCTTCGGCACTCCCGTGGACCCCGAGGTGTAGATGACCCACGCCAGGTTCTCCGGGTCCAGCGGCGCGGTCCGCTCCTCGTCGCGCAGGTTCTCGTCCGACAGTGCGGCAAGGGCGGACGCCGAGGCGTCGTCGTCCAGCAGCAGCAAGGGCACGCCCTCGGGCAGTGCCCCGGCGGTCGCGCCGGTCGCGAGGACCAGCACGGGGTCCGCGTCGGTCACCAGGTGCGCGATCCGGGCGGCCGGGTAGTCGGGGTCGATCGGTACGTACGCCGCGCCGGACTTCAGTACCGCCAGCACCGCGACCACCAGGTCCGTCGACCGGGGCAGGGCGAGCCCCACCAGTCGCTCGGGGCCGGCCCCGCGCTCGACGAGCAGGCGGGCGAGTCGGTTGGCCCGCCCGTCCAGCTCCGCGAAGGTCAGTTCCGTACCCGAGGCGACGGTGGCGACGGCGTCGGGGGTCAGCGCCGCCCGGGCCTCGAACAGCTCCACCAGGGTGGTGCGCGGGACGGGGCGGGTCGTGTCGTTGAACCGTTCCAGTACGCGTTCGCGCTCTTCGCGACCCAGCACGTCGACGGCGGACAACGACTGCCCGGGGTCGTCGGCGACCGCCTCGACGACGCGCACCAGCCAGCCGAGCAGGCGCTCTGCGGTGTCCCGGTCGACGACGTCTTCCTGGTGGTCGAGCCGCAGGGTGAGGGAGGCGCCGGGGAAGACCGTCAGCCCGAGCGGATAGTGCGTGGCGTCGATGCTGTAGGCGTCGGCGACACGGACCCGACCCGCGTCGTCCCGGTCGCCGCCGCGGTCACCGCCCTGGTCGCCGCCCTGCCCGTCGGCGTGCTCGGTCTCCGGTTCGGTGGGGTAGTTCTGGAAGACCATCAGCGTGTCGAACAGCGTGCCGGCGCCGGCCTCCTGCTGGATGTCGGTCAGGCCCAGGTTCTGGTGCGGGAGCAGCCGCCCCTGATCGCTCTGGAGCGCCCCGAGCAGTTCGACCAGCGGTGCGTGCGGCCGTACCCGCAGCCGGGCCGGCAGGGTGTTGATCAGGAGTCCGATCATCCGCTCGACACCCGGGATTTCGGCCGGCCGTCCCGACACCGTCACACCGAACACGATGTCCTCGCGTCCGGTGAGCCGGGCGAGGGCCATGGCCCAGGCGCCCTGGACGGCGGTGTTCAGGGTGAGGCCGTGCGCGCGGAGGCGCCGGGTCAGCCGCTCCGTCACCTCGACGCCGAGAGCGCGCTCGACCGTCGCGGGCATGCTCGGCAGGCGGCCGGCGCGCGGCGGCACCACGAGCGTGCCCTCGTCGAGCCCGGCGAGCGCCTCCTTCCAGGCGCCGCGCGCGGCGTCCCGGTCGTGTCCGGCGAGCCACGTCAGGTAGTTCTTGTACGGGACCGCGGGCGGGAGCCCGGACGCGTCCCCGTCCTGCCGGTACAGCGTCATCAGTTCGCTGATCAGCAGCGGTATGGACCAGCCGTCGAGCAGGATGTGGTGATGGGTCATCACCAGGCGCCCGCCGCGCTCCGCGTGCCGGATCAGCATGAAGCGCAGCAGCGGCGGACGGGCCAGGTCGAACCGGTCCACCTGGTCCTCGGCCATCAGCCGGGCGATCCGCGCGTCGCGCTCGGCCTCGGGCAGGTCGTGGAAATCGAAGTCCCGCAGCAGGACGTCCACCCGCGCGGGGATCAGCTGCACCGGGGCGCCCTTGCGGGTCCGCGTCCGGAAGCATGCCCGCAGGTTGGCGTGGCGCTCGAAGAGCGCGGCGATCGCCGTGCGCATCCTCGCGGCGTCCACCTCGCCCTCCAGCTCGATCACCATCTGCGGCATGTAGACGTCGACCGACTGCTTGTCGTAGAGGGAGTGGAAGAGCATGCCCTCCTGCAGCGGTGCGAGCGGGAGGATGTCGGTCAGGGCGGCTTTGTCAGCGGAGGTGTCAGTAGTCATTGGCCCACTCACTCGCAAGATCGTCGATTTCGTCCTGGCTCAGGGAGAGAAGCGTCAGATCGGACGGCGTGGGGCCGCCCGAGCCCGGCTTCCCGGTGTGTGCGACGAGGCCACCGAGCGCGGCGCACCACAGGTCGGCCAGCTCGCGGACGGCCGCTTCGCCGATCCGGCCGGCCGCCCACGCCCAGGTGGCCGTGATCCGGGGCTGGGCGAGGGGCCCGGTCGCGATCGCCGTGACCTCCAGGGCGTGCGTCGTGGCGCCGCCGGTTCCGTACGGGGCCACGCGGGCCGCGGCGCCTTCCCACGGCTCGTCCGCGAACGGACCGCGCTGGACGAAGGCGATGTGCGGCGGCGGTGTGGGGCCGGCTCCGTGGCCGGGGACGGCGCGGATCTGCTCCTTGACGCGTTTGAGGGCTTCGCCGACCGCCGGTCCGCCCGTGCGCACCTCCTCCCAGGAGGGGAGTCCCGCGTCCACCACGAGCGGCGCGGCGTCCGCCAAGGCGCCGACGGTGTGGGAGAGGTCGACGCCGGGGGCGAAGGGCCGGCGGCCGTCGTCCTCGACGTCCAGCAGCAGGGCGCCGGCCGCCTGCGCGTCGTGGCGTGCGCGCCACTGGCCGACGGCCAGCGCGAGGCCGGTCAGCAGCACGTCCCGGGGATCGGCGTTGAATGCCTCGGGCACGGTGGAGAGCAGCGGCCCCGCCAGGTCGGACGGCACGGCCACGGTCAGCTCGCCGGCCGCGCCGGCCGCGCCGTCCTCGCCCGCCGCGGTGGCCGGGAACGGCGGTCGGTGCACGGCCGGGGTCCGGGCGCGTTCGCCGGTCTCGGCCGGCGTGGCGGCGTCGGTCCCGTCCGCCGTCCGGTGCAGGGCCCATCGGCGGTACGAGGTGGTGACGGGAGGGAGGGAGATCGGCTCGCCGTGGGCGAGTGCGGCGTGGGCCGCACCCAGGTCCCGTAGCAGGATCCGCCAGGACTCCGGGTCCGCGACCAGCCGGCGGACCATCAGGAGCAGCGGGCCCGCCGCGCCGTCGGCGTGGCCTTGGACGGCGAGGAGCCACGGCCCGTCGTCGCCGTCGTCGCCGCCGGCTTGGCCGCCGGCGTCGGCGGCTTTCGCCGCTTCGGCCGCCGCCTCCAGGAGGGCGGTCTGCGACCGGGCGGCGTCCAGGCCCGAGAGGTCGACCTCGCGCAGGAGTTCGGCGGCGTCGACGGAGCCCGGCGGCCGTACCCACAGGCTCCCGTCCGGCAGTTGTCGCGACCGCAGGGCGTCGTGGTGGTCGAGCACCGCCTGCAGGGCCTGTGCGAGGTACCGGCTTCGGGGTTCCGCCGGGGCGGGCACGACGGTGTACTGCCATTCCCGCTTCCGCGTTCCGAGTCGGAGCAGGGGAGTTGTGGGCGGCACGGGGCCGAGGTTCTCCCCCGGTGCCTCGGCGGCGGAGGCGGACCGGGCGACGGGTTCCAGCAAGGGAGCGAGCGCTTCGACCCGTTGATGGGCGAAGATGTCCGCCGGCTCCAACACCCAGCCGGCCCGGTGGGCGCCGGCCGCCAGCCGGATCGCCATGACGCTGTCACCGCCGAGGTCGAAGAACCCGTCGTCGACGCCGACCCGTTCGAGCCCGAGCACGTCCGCGAAGAGGCCGCACAGCAGTTCTTCGGCCGGGGTCCGCGGAGCCGTCCCCCCTGTCGGCGCGGACGGTTCGGGAGCCGGCAGGGCCTTGCGGTCCAGCTTGCCGTTGGCGTTGAGCGGGAGGGATTCCAGGAGGACGACCGCGGCCGGTACGTAGTAGTCGGGCAGATCGGCGGCCACGTGGCGGCGCAGCTCGGCCGGGTCGGCGCAGGCGCCCGCGCGCGGGACGACGTAGGCGACGAGCCGCTTGTTGCCCGGTGTGTCCTCCCGCGCGATCACCACGCTCGACGCGACCGCCGGATGGCGGCCGAGCGCCGTCTCGACCTCGCCGGGCTCGACCCGGAATCCCCGGATCTTGACCTGCTCGTCGACGCGGCCCAGGAAGTCGAGGTTGCCGTCCGTCCGCCATCGCGCGAGGTCACCGGTCCGGTACATCCGCTCGCCCGGCTCGCCGTACGGGCAGGGCACGAACTGTCCGGCCGTCAGCCCTGGGCGACCCAGGTAGCCGCGCGCGAGCCCCGGTCCCGCGATGAACAGTTCCCCGACGGCGCCGACCGGGACCTCCCGCAGATCCTCGTCCAGGACGTACACACGGGTGTTCAGGATCGGGGCGCCGATCGGGGGCGCCGTCGTGACGCCGGCCGTGACCTCGACCGCCACCGAGTCCACGGTCGTCTCGGTGGGGCCGTAGGCGTTGAACATCCGGCGGCCGGGCGCCCATCGGGCGACGAGATCGGCGGTGAGGACGTCGCCTGCGGTGGCGATCGACTTCAGGGTGGGGTGCTCGGCCGGCGGCAGCGCGCCGAGCACCTGCGGAGGGATCGTCACGTGGGTGGCCGACGTCCGCCGGATCAACTCACCCAGCTGGTGCCCGGACAGGCAGTCGTGCGGGCGGATGACGAGGGCCGCCCCGGACGAGAGCGCCATGACCAGGTCGCCGACGGAGCAGTCGAAGTTGAAGGAGGCGAACTGGAGCACGCCGTCGCCGGCGGTGATCCCGAAGCGCTCGACGTGGTCGGCGGCCAGGCTGCCGAGCCCTCGGTGGGTCATCAGCACGCCCTTGGGCTTGCCGGTCGACCCGGACGTGAAGATCACGTACGCGGGGTGGTCCGGGAGCAGCGGTCCGGGCCG
Coding sequences:
- a CDS encoding non-ribosomal peptide synthetase, producing MTTDTSADKAALTDILPLAPLQEGMLFHSLYDKQSVDVYMPQMVIELEGEVDAARMRTAIAALFERHANLRACFRTRTRKGAPVQLIPARVDVLLRDFDFHDLPEAERDARIARLMAEDQVDRFDLARPPLLRFMLIRHAERGGRLVMTHHHILLDGWSIPLLISELMTLYRQDGDASGLPPAVPYKNYLTWLAGHDRDAARGAWKEALAGLDEGTLVVPPRAGRLPSMPATVERALGVEVTERLTRRLRAHGLTLNTAVQGAWAMALARLTGREDIVFGVTVSGRPAEIPGVERMIGLLINTLPARLRVRPHAPLVELLGALQSDQGRLLPHQNLGLTDIQQEAGAGTLFDTLMVFQNYPTEPETEHADGQGGDQGGDRGGDRDDAGRVRVADAYSIDATHYPLGLTVFPGASLTLRLDHQEDVVDRDTAERLLGWLVRVVEAVADDPGQSLSAVDVLGREERERVLERFNDTTRPVPRTTLVELFEARAALTPDAVATVASGTELTFAELDGRANRLARLLVERGAGPERLVGLALPRSTDLVVAVLAVLKSGAAYVPIDPDYPAARIAHLVTDADPVLVLATGATAGALPEGVPLLLLDDDASASALAALSDENLRDEERTAPLDPENLAWVIYTSGSTGVPKGVGVQHRSAVNLFHDHRAELYRPQTARAGRERFRVALAASISFDASVAGLLWMLDGHELHVLDDESRYDPVLFLDYVTRARIDVVDVTPSFAEQLVEAGLLTGPARPAVLVVGGEAMREPLRAELAGAEGLAAYDFYGPTEYTVDAVYHRLADRREGEAPRIIGDPVWNTRAYVLDASLTPTPSGVVGELFLAGDGLARGYLGRPGLTAERFLPCPFGAPGERMYRTGDLVRRLDDGKLEYIGRADDQVKIRGFRVELGEIESVVQRHPAVARGAVVTREDRLGGLQVVAYVVPAAEGADGTAGDGAARADVGRQSSDEASMTGRQLAEWLEVHESIDVEESRDIPFGEDFGGWDSSYTGDPIPLEEMRQWRAEVVRRILETGPSRVLEIGVGSGLLLAKVVDFVDEYAGIDLSPTAILLLEAHIRREGLTDKVRLRSQPAHVTDGLPAGHYDTVVINSVAQYFPNGAYLRRVIEQAMGLLVPGGRIFIGDVRRARTLRAFHTAIQAGRAENGPRETGALATAVERATLLERELVVEPDFFTTLAAESGGTIGAVDIRLKQGAPHNELTRHRYEVVLHKAPVTAQSYAALPELAWGAAEGLTDLGALDARLREQDGPVRLTGIPNARLTGEVAAAEALAKGAPLADVRALSAHVPGHAVDPEALHAWGREGGRTVHTTWSPGAIDAFDAVVLPTGTYPPTREVAGEREAPEAVGRADVPTLPLADVYLPPATGRPWQAAVNDPTRARRTGELAVSLRRHVARSLPDHMVPSAVVVLDSLPLTPNGKLDRKALPAPDLGGDSAGREPRTERETTLCGLFAEVLGIERVRIDDSFFDLGGNSLLAIRLASRIRAVLDVELPVRALFEAPTVAALGPKLGVEDLEAGLGVLLPLRSTGSRPPLFCVHPAGGLAWPYARLVQMIDADRPLYGIQARGITRPDLAPRSTAEMAADYVEQIRSVQPEGPYHLLGWSWGGRIAHEVAVRLRRQGQEVALLAVMDAHPEAAEGARAGEEEFVSYILYELGLDQTVLGTEGPPTFDRLRAVLADSGSPLASVVAESGSALSGLDETTLRALFEVYRNAAGIGSEPPAAPFDGDLLFFTAGSEPGAATLAERWRPYVNRIENHDVDCAHLDMADPEPLSRIAAVVEKHLAAAAAGTGQGGRRS